The following proteins come from a genomic window of Gadus morhua chromosome 11, gadMor3.0, whole genome shotgun sequence:
- the npy8br gene encoding neuropeptide Y receptor Y8b, whose amino-acid sequence MPVSLTTDNCCPPVQHEPISTQPMEEAFDQFIMESHPKANYSLIQLAWDQEECPSSKSGTTFLILVYSTMIAVGIVGNSCLVFVIARQKEMHNVTNIFIANLSCSDILMCIFCLPVTLIYTLMDRWILGEALCKLTPFVQCISVTVSIFSLVLIAMERYQLIIHPTGWKPMVGQSYMAVGIIWVVACLISVPFLSFTVLDNLPLQNLSLPFPGQDHWLCTESWPTNSNRLAYTTSLLVFQYFLPLGLIAACYLSIFLRLRRRKDMVERARDSSRDNRAKGSRRINVMLGSIVALFAVCWLPLNIFNTVFDWHHELMVSCQHNLIFSVCHLVAMASTCVNPVVYGFLNSNFQKQLKATLSHCRCWGAAERYENLPLSAVSTEVTKESHMSKGSISIHS is encoded by the coding sequence ATGCCAGTATCATTAACCACTGATAACTGCTGCCCACCCGTACAACACGAGCCAATCAGCACACAGCCTATGGAAGAAGCGTTCGATCAGTTCATCATGGAGTCTCACCCCAAAGCCAACTACAGCCTCATCCAACTAGCCTGGGACCAGGAGGAGTGTCCTTCCTCCAAGAGTGGCACCACCTTCCTCATCCTGGTCTACAGCACCATGATCGCCGTGGGCATCGTGGGCAACTCTTGCCTGGTCTTCGTCATCGCCAGGCAGAAGGAGATGCACAACGTCACCAACATCTTCATCGCCAACCTGTCCTGCTCGGACATCCTCATGTGCATCTTCTGCCTGCCCGTCACGCTCATCTACACCCTGATGGACCGCTGGATCCTGGGGGAGGCCCTGTGCAAGCTCACCCCGTTCGTGCAGTGcatctcggtgacggtgtccaTCTTCTCCTTGGTTCTCATCGCCATGGAGCGCTACCAGCTCATCATCCACCCCACGGGCTGGAAGCCCATGGTCGGCCAGTCCTACATGGCGGTGGGCATCATCTGGGTGGTGGCCTGCCTCATCTCCGTGCCTTTCCTGTCCTTCACCGTGCTGGACAACCTGCCGCTCCAGAACCTCAGCCTCCCCTTCCCCGGCCAGGACCACTGGCTGTGCACAGAGAGCTGGCCCACCAACAGCAACCGTCTGGCCTACACGACCTCCCTGCTGGTCTTCCAGTACTTCCTGCCGCTGGGGCTGATCGCCGCCTGCTACTTGAGCATCTTCCTGCGGCTGCGGCGGAGAAAGGACATGGTGGAGCGTGCCCGCGACTCCTCCAGGGACAACCGGGCCAAGGGCTCGCGGCGGATCAACGTCATGCTGGGCTCCATCGTGGCGCTGTTCGCCGTCTGCTGGCTGCCGCTCAACATCTTCAACACCGTGTTCGACTGGCACCACGAGCTCATGGTCTCCTGCCAGCACAACCTCATCTTCTCCGTGTGCCACCTGGTGGCCATGGCGTCCACCTGCGTCAACCCCGTCGTCTACGGCTTCCTCAACAGCAACTTCCAGAAGCAGCTGAAGGCCACGCTGTCACACTGCCGCTGCTGGGGCGCGGCGGAGCGCTACGAGAACCTGCCGCTCTCCGCCGTGAGCACCGAGGTCACCAAGGAGTCCCACATGAGCAAAGGGTCCATCAGCATCCACTCCTAA